A DNA window from Ranitomeya imitator isolate aRanImi1 chromosome 2, aRanImi1.pri, whole genome shotgun sequence contains the following coding sequences:
- the FAM120C gene encoding constitutive coactivator of PPAR-gamma-like protein 2 isoform X1, with the protein MGVQGFQEFLEKRCPGAVVPVDLLKLARTVARQQHRAGLSPGGYPPPPPAQAPSPAAPPPPCRVLVDADSALQRLYGGYQTDWVCGGQWNAMLGYLAALSQACLYQGGLELVAMFNGTLAKERLPEWARRAQGERQTAQLIVSHVGNKGTPPPRAWFLPPACLAHCIRLAMIRFRVKVFQSLEDHHLEVVSFFRENGFHGLIAHDSEYALCNIPSYYSSHALKLSWNGKNLTTNQFLMQEVAKQLGLKMSNFPIFAALLGNHILPDEDLAAFHWSLLGPDHPLASLKVRAHQLVLPPCDVVIKAVSEYVATIKDASNLDAVGKEIFRHSQSRIEDKVERFKKAVEYYSVATKLRPPQLSPSPFIVAGYGPNQFGVPPLPHNQMGGVHMGKPMFGHHQMHPKLQYQHHPFPPGPNSGFVFPPHHMGDLSHFHDDNLLKSGPFSGWSLPYDTTASKFPNSLSLKPCTSSGQESSPSSSSDEDQNGAASNHVTDTRQHKTNWEESSGDKLSQNWGHQAGGGETGQNMGHNEIPSLLSMATRNHMDITTPPLPPVAPEVLRVAEHRHRRGLMYPYIYHVLTKGEIKLPVCIEDECNPDLPPAAILFRPARQYVYGVLFSLAETQRRLERLAMRRRLPVDVPPVIIKEWSAYKGKSPQTPELVSALTFREWTCPNLKKLWLGKAVEDKNRRMRAFLACMKSDTPSMLNPANVPTHLLLMCCVLRYMMQWPGGRILLRHELDAFLAQAVSSQLYEPDQLQELKIEKLDARGVQLAALFMSGVDTALFANDACGQPVPWEHCCPWIYFDGKLFQSKLIRAGREKVPLIELCDGQAEQAAKVEKMRQSILEGINLNRQPPPPLLPPPPFMPPMMPPFYPVPLYPRAMGSMPPPPPGRNRGFSGVHPIPPQGGKLEIAGMVVGQWAGSKPSRGRGAFGMQVVSVGGPGKGRGRDNNSVNKVTKNNKKVNKQGSTDSRSPSHVNGTSGNTVTEEESSPQTVACALPRECSEPCSNGNTSHYTGMTSEGGDNCRDEKLGPTALQKEE; encoded by the exons ATGGGGGTGCAGGGCTTCCAGGAGTTCCTGGAGAAGCGCTGCCCGGGGGCGGTGGTGCCCGTCGACCTGCTGAAGTTAGCGCGGACGGTGGCCCGGCAGCAGCACCGTGCGGGCCTGTCCCCCGGGGGTTACCCGCCTCCTCCGCCTGCACAGGCTCCGTCCCCGGCGGCGCCGCCTCCTCCCTGCCGGGTCCTGGTGGATGCGGACTCCGCTCTCCAGCGCCTCTATGGCGGCTACCAGACGGACTGGGTGTGCGGGGGCCAGTGGAACGCCATGCTGGGCTACCTGGCGGCGCTGTCTCAGGCCTGTCTGTACCAGGGCGGCCTGGAGCTGGTGGCCATGTTCAACGGCACGCTGGCCAAGGAGCGGCTGCCCGAGTGGGCCCGGCGGGCACAGGGCGAGCGGCAGACGGCACAGCTCATTGTCAGCCACGTTGGAAACAAGGGCACCCCGCCCCCCCGGGCCTGGTTCCTGCCGCCCGCCTGCCTGGCACACTGCATCCGCCTGGCCATGATCCGCTTCAGAGTGAAG GTGTTTCAGAGTTTGGAGGATCATCACCTGGAAGTGGTATCCTTCTTTCGGGAGAACGGATTTCACGGCCTCATTGCCCATGACTCTGAATACGCCTTGTGTAACATCCCTTCTTACTACAGTTCTCACGCCCTGAAGCTCAGCTGGAATGGGAAGAATCTCACTACCAACCAGTTTCTAATGCAAGAGGTAGCCAAACAGCTGGGCCTCAAGATGAGCAACTTCCCCATCTTCGCTGCCCTTTTGG GTAATCATATTCTTCCCGATGAAGACTTGGCCGCGTTTCATTGGAGTCTGCTAGGACCAGATCATCCTCTCGCTTCACTCAAG GTCCGCGCTCACCAGCTTGTCCTGCCACCTTGTGATGTGGTTATAAAAGCCGTCTCCGAGTATGTGGCAACTATTAAAGACGCCTCTAATCTTGATGCTGTGGGGAAGGAGATATTCAGACACTCGCAG TCCCGGATAGAAGATAAGGTCGAACGATTTAAAAAAGCCGTGGAATATTATTCAGTCGCTACCAAGCTGCGCCCCCCTCAGCTCAGTCCTTCTCCTTTCATCG TTGCAGGATATGGACCTAACCAGTTTGGCGTTCCTCCTCTACCACACAACCAAATGGGCGGAGTACATATGGGCAAACCAATG TTTGGACACCACCAGATGCATCCAAAGCTGCAGTATCAGCACCATCCGTTTCCTCCGGGCCCCAATTCTGGGTTTGTGTTTCCTCCTCACCACATGGGCGACTTGTCTCACTTCCACGATGACAACCTGCTAAAAAGTGGCCCGTTTTCTGGCTGGTCCCTGCCGTACGACACGACAGCTTCCAAGTTCCCCAATTCCTTATCTTTGAAGCCTTGCACTTCATCGGGCCAGGAATCGTCCCCCTCCTCTTCTTCTGATGAAGACCAAAACGGCGCCGCATCCAA TCATGTGACAGATACTCGTCAGCATAAGACGAACTGGGAGGAATCCTCTGGCGACAAGCTCTCACAAAACTGGGGCCATCAGGCAGGAGGTGGAGAGACTGGCCAGAACATGGGGCACAACGAGATTCCATCATTGCTGTCCATGGCTACAAGGAACCACATGGACATCACCACCCCACCTCTACCTCCAGTGGCCCCCGAAGTCTTACGGGTGGCCGAACATAGACATCGCCGTGGTCTTATGTATCCATACATTTACCATGTGCTTACTAAG GGCGAGATAAAACTGCCTGTTTGCATAGAGGACGAGTGCAATCCTGACCTTCCACCTGCGGCCATCCTCTTCCGCCCAGCTCGCCAGTATGTGTACGGAGTCCTTTTCAGCCTCGCTGAGACGCAGAGGCGCCTGGAGCGACTCGCCATGCGCCGTCGCCTGCCTGTGGACG TTCCACCAGTGATCATCAAGGAATGGTCCGCCTATAAAGGAAAGTCTCCTCAAACACCAGAGCTGGTGTCAGCGTTGACCTTTAGAGAATGGACCTGTCCTAATTTGAAGAAATTATGGCTGGGCAAAGCTGTAGAAGACAAGAACCGCAGGATGCGAGCTTTCTTGGCGTGCATGAAGTCAGATACTCCCAGCATGCTAAATCCAGCCAACGTGCCCACCCATCTCCTTCTGATGTGCTGCGTGCTGCG GTACATGATGCAGTGGCCCGGAGGACGGATATTACTGAGGCATGAGCTGGACGCCTTCTTAGCCCAAGCCGTATCTTCTCAGCTTTATGAACCCGACCAACTCCAAGAGCTGAAG ATTGAAAAGCTGGATGCCCGTGGAGTGCAGCTGGCGGCTCTTTTCATGAGTGGGGTGGACACTGCACTTTTTGCCAATGACGCCTGCGGCCAGCCCGTACCCTGGGAGCATTGCTGCCCTTGGATTTACTTTGACGGGAAGCTTTTCCAGAGCAAGCTAATCCGAGCCGGCCGCGAGAAAGTCCCGTTGATCGAACTGTGCGACGGCCAG GCAGAGCAGGCAGCCAAAGTGGAGAAGATGAGACAGAGCATCTTAGAGGGGATCAATcttaatcgccaacctcctccacCACTTCTTCCACCGCCACCATTCATGCCGCCTATGATGCCACCGTTTTACCCCGTGCCGCTGTACCCCAGAGCCATGGGTTCTATGCCACCACCTCCGCCTGGAAGAAATAGAGGCTTTTCTG GAGTTCATCCTATTCCTCCACAAGGAGGCAAGCTGGAAATCGCGGGCATGGTGGTAGGTCAGTGGGCTGGCAGCAAACCCTCCCGAGGCCGGGGAGCTTTCGGCATGCAAGTGGTCTCTGTTGGAGGTCCAGGAAAAGG ACGTGGAAGAGATAACAACTCTGTTAATAAAGtgacaaaaaacaacaaaaaagtgaaCAAACAG GGATCGACCGACAGTCGTAGCCCGTCCCACGTGAATGGGACCAGCGGAAACACAGTCACCGAGGAAGAATCCAGCCCTCAAACCGTAGCATGTGCCTTACCCCGGGAATGCAGCGAGCCTTGCAGCAATGGCAACACCTCTCACTACACAGGAATGACCAGCGAAGGCGGCGATAACTGCCGCGACGAAAAGTTGGGTCCAACAGCCCTCCAGAAGGAGGAGTGA
- the FAM120C gene encoding constitutive coactivator of PPAR-gamma-like protein 2 isoform X2 encodes MGVQGFQEFLEKRCPGAVVPVDLLKLARTVARQQHRAGLSPGGYPPPPPAQAPSPAAPPPPCRVLVDADSALQRLYGGYQTDWVCGGQWNAMLGYLAALSQACLYQGGLELVAMFNGTLAKERLPEWARRAQGERQTAQLIVSHVGNKGTPPPRAWFLPPACLAHCIRLAMIRFRVKVFQSLEDHHLEVVSFFRENGFHGLIAHDSEYALCNIPSYYSSHALKLSWNGKNLTTNQFLMQEVAKQLGLKMSNFPIFAALLGNHILPDEDLAAFHWSLLGPDHPLASLKVRAHQLVLPPCDVVIKAVSEYVATIKDASNLDAVGKEIFRHSQSRIEDKVERFKKAVEYYSVATKLRPPQLSPSPFIVAGYGPNQFGVPPLPHNQMGGVHMGKPMFGHHQMHPKLQYQHHPFPPGPNSGFVFPPHHMGDLSHFHDDNLLKSGPFSGWSLPYDTTASKFPNSLSLKPCTSSGQESSPSSSSDEDQNGAASNHVTDTRQHKTNWEESSGDKLSQNWGHQAGGGETGQNMGHNEIPSLLSMATRNHMDITTPPLPPVAPEVLRVAEHRHRRGLMYPYIYHVLTKGEIKLPVCIEDECNPDLPPAAILFRPARQYVYGVLFSLAETQRRLERLAMRRRLPVDVPPVIIKEWSAYKGKSPQTPELVSALTFREWTCPNLKKLWLGKAVEDKNRRMRAFLACMKSDTPSMLNPANVPTHLLLMCCVLRYMMQWPGGRILLRHELDAFLAQAVSSQLYEPDQLQELKIEKLDARGVQLAALFMSGVDTALFANDACGQPVPWEHCCPWIYFDGKLFQSKLIRAGREKVPLIELCDGQAEQAAKVEKMRQSILEGINLNRQPPPPLLPPPPFMPPMMPPFYPVPLYPRAMGSMPPPPPGRNRGFSGGKLEIAGMVVGQWAGSKPSRGRGAFGMQVVSVGGPGKGRGRDNNSVNKVTKNNKKVNKQGSTDSRSPSHVNGTSGNTVTEEESSPQTVACALPRECSEPCSNGNTSHYTGMTSEGGDNCRDEKLGPTALQKEE; translated from the exons ATGGGGGTGCAGGGCTTCCAGGAGTTCCTGGAGAAGCGCTGCCCGGGGGCGGTGGTGCCCGTCGACCTGCTGAAGTTAGCGCGGACGGTGGCCCGGCAGCAGCACCGTGCGGGCCTGTCCCCCGGGGGTTACCCGCCTCCTCCGCCTGCACAGGCTCCGTCCCCGGCGGCGCCGCCTCCTCCCTGCCGGGTCCTGGTGGATGCGGACTCCGCTCTCCAGCGCCTCTATGGCGGCTACCAGACGGACTGGGTGTGCGGGGGCCAGTGGAACGCCATGCTGGGCTACCTGGCGGCGCTGTCTCAGGCCTGTCTGTACCAGGGCGGCCTGGAGCTGGTGGCCATGTTCAACGGCACGCTGGCCAAGGAGCGGCTGCCCGAGTGGGCCCGGCGGGCACAGGGCGAGCGGCAGACGGCACAGCTCATTGTCAGCCACGTTGGAAACAAGGGCACCCCGCCCCCCCGGGCCTGGTTCCTGCCGCCCGCCTGCCTGGCACACTGCATCCGCCTGGCCATGATCCGCTTCAGAGTGAAG GTGTTTCAGAGTTTGGAGGATCATCACCTGGAAGTGGTATCCTTCTTTCGGGAGAACGGATTTCACGGCCTCATTGCCCATGACTCTGAATACGCCTTGTGTAACATCCCTTCTTACTACAGTTCTCACGCCCTGAAGCTCAGCTGGAATGGGAAGAATCTCACTACCAACCAGTTTCTAATGCAAGAGGTAGCCAAACAGCTGGGCCTCAAGATGAGCAACTTCCCCATCTTCGCTGCCCTTTTGG GTAATCATATTCTTCCCGATGAAGACTTGGCCGCGTTTCATTGGAGTCTGCTAGGACCAGATCATCCTCTCGCTTCACTCAAG GTCCGCGCTCACCAGCTTGTCCTGCCACCTTGTGATGTGGTTATAAAAGCCGTCTCCGAGTATGTGGCAACTATTAAAGACGCCTCTAATCTTGATGCTGTGGGGAAGGAGATATTCAGACACTCGCAG TCCCGGATAGAAGATAAGGTCGAACGATTTAAAAAAGCCGTGGAATATTATTCAGTCGCTACCAAGCTGCGCCCCCCTCAGCTCAGTCCTTCTCCTTTCATCG TTGCAGGATATGGACCTAACCAGTTTGGCGTTCCTCCTCTACCACACAACCAAATGGGCGGAGTACATATGGGCAAACCAATG TTTGGACACCACCAGATGCATCCAAAGCTGCAGTATCAGCACCATCCGTTTCCTCCGGGCCCCAATTCTGGGTTTGTGTTTCCTCCTCACCACATGGGCGACTTGTCTCACTTCCACGATGACAACCTGCTAAAAAGTGGCCCGTTTTCTGGCTGGTCCCTGCCGTACGACACGACAGCTTCCAAGTTCCCCAATTCCTTATCTTTGAAGCCTTGCACTTCATCGGGCCAGGAATCGTCCCCCTCCTCTTCTTCTGATGAAGACCAAAACGGCGCCGCATCCAA TCATGTGACAGATACTCGTCAGCATAAGACGAACTGGGAGGAATCCTCTGGCGACAAGCTCTCACAAAACTGGGGCCATCAGGCAGGAGGTGGAGAGACTGGCCAGAACATGGGGCACAACGAGATTCCATCATTGCTGTCCATGGCTACAAGGAACCACATGGACATCACCACCCCACCTCTACCTCCAGTGGCCCCCGAAGTCTTACGGGTGGCCGAACATAGACATCGCCGTGGTCTTATGTATCCATACATTTACCATGTGCTTACTAAG GGCGAGATAAAACTGCCTGTTTGCATAGAGGACGAGTGCAATCCTGACCTTCCACCTGCGGCCATCCTCTTCCGCCCAGCTCGCCAGTATGTGTACGGAGTCCTTTTCAGCCTCGCTGAGACGCAGAGGCGCCTGGAGCGACTCGCCATGCGCCGTCGCCTGCCTGTGGACG TTCCACCAGTGATCATCAAGGAATGGTCCGCCTATAAAGGAAAGTCTCCTCAAACACCAGAGCTGGTGTCAGCGTTGACCTTTAGAGAATGGACCTGTCCTAATTTGAAGAAATTATGGCTGGGCAAAGCTGTAGAAGACAAGAACCGCAGGATGCGAGCTTTCTTGGCGTGCATGAAGTCAGATACTCCCAGCATGCTAAATCCAGCCAACGTGCCCACCCATCTCCTTCTGATGTGCTGCGTGCTGCG GTACATGATGCAGTGGCCCGGAGGACGGATATTACTGAGGCATGAGCTGGACGCCTTCTTAGCCCAAGCCGTATCTTCTCAGCTTTATGAACCCGACCAACTCCAAGAGCTGAAG ATTGAAAAGCTGGATGCCCGTGGAGTGCAGCTGGCGGCTCTTTTCATGAGTGGGGTGGACACTGCACTTTTTGCCAATGACGCCTGCGGCCAGCCCGTACCCTGGGAGCATTGCTGCCCTTGGATTTACTTTGACGGGAAGCTTTTCCAGAGCAAGCTAATCCGAGCCGGCCGCGAGAAAGTCCCGTTGATCGAACTGTGCGACGGCCAG GCAGAGCAGGCAGCCAAAGTGGAGAAGATGAGACAGAGCATCTTAGAGGGGATCAATcttaatcgccaacctcctccacCACTTCTTCCACCGCCACCATTCATGCCGCCTATGATGCCACCGTTTTACCCCGTGCCGCTGTACCCCAGAGCCATGGGTTCTATGCCACCACCTCCGCCTGGAAGAAATAGAGGCTTTTCTG GAGGCAAGCTGGAAATCGCGGGCATGGTGGTAGGTCAGTGGGCTGGCAGCAAACCCTCCCGAGGCCGGGGAGCTTTCGGCATGCAAGTGGTCTCTGTTGGAGGTCCAGGAAAAGG ACGTGGAAGAGATAACAACTCTGTTAATAAAGtgacaaaaaacaacaaaaaagtgaaCAAACAG GGATCGACCGACAGTCGTAGCCCGTCCCACGTGAATGGGACCAGCGGAAACACAGTCACCGAGGAAGAATCCAGCCCTCAAACCGTAGCATGTGCCTTACCCCGGGAATGCAGCGAGCCTTGCAGCAATGGCAACACCTCTCACTACACAGGAATGACCAGCGAAGGCGGCGATAACTGCCGCGACGAAAAGTTGGGTCCAACAGCCCTCCAGAAGGAGGAGTGA